One part of the Pristis pectinata isolate sPriPec2 chromosome 17, sPriPec2.1.pri, whole genome shotgun sequence genome encodes these proteins:
- the gstt2 gene encoding glutathione S-transferase theta-2, with protein MASRLPLRVYYDLLSQPSRAVLMFLKCTGIPHVERPVALRRGEQKSEEFTKLNPMQKVPVIVDNGFVLTESVAILKYLATKYDVPQFWYPRDVFLRAKVDEYLAWQHLNVRLHAAKVFILEVLIPNMSGQPVDKVKLNKALTELNSTLDVLESMFLKNQPFLCGEEITVGDLSAICELMQPLGANRDILKDRPKLVAWHNRVRSFVGKPFDEVHSFLYQLRNKARL; from the exons ATGGCTTCTCGGCTCCCCCTGCGTGTCTACTACGACCTCCTATCCCAACCCTCCAGGGCTGTGCTGATGTTCCTGAAATGTACCGGGATCCCACACGTCGAAAGGCCGGTGGCTCTCCGGAGAG GTGAGCAGAAAAGTGAGGAGTTTACTAAACTGAATCCAATGCAGAAAGTGCCTGTGATCGTCGACAATGGATTTGTTCTCACTGAGAG TGTGGCCATCTTGAAGTACCTGGCAACAAAGTATGACGTCCCTCAGTTCTGGTATCCTCGAGACGTGTTTCTCCGGGCAAAGGTGGATGAATACCTGGCATGGCAGCACCTCAATGTGAGGCTTCATGCAGCTAAAGTCTTCATCCTGGAG GTTTTGATTCCCAACATGTCAGGCCAGCCAGTGGATAAGGTCAAGTTGAACAAGGCTCTGACTGAATTAAACTCAACTTTGGACGTTTTAGAATCGATGTTTCTGAAGAACCAGCCCTTCCTTTGTGGTGAGGAGATTACGGTAGGAGATCTGTCAGCCATCTGTGAACTAATGCAG CCGCTTGGAGCTAATCGTGACATACTTAAAGATCGTCCGAAGTTGGTTGCCTGGCACAACAGAGTACGCTCATTTGTAGGAAAACCATTTGATGAGGTGCATTCCTTCCTTTATCAACTGAGAAATAAAGCCAGACTTTAA